The Ziziphus jujuba cultivar Dongzao chromosome 3, ASM3175591v1 region TAACTATGTACTCCGTTCATGTTTGTATTATAGGATTTTGGGTTGCAACAGATACAGAAAGTGGTGGGTTTACAGCTGTGCCCTCAAGGtaattactctctctctctgctcagtgatttttttctatttgaatcTGCAATATAGGGGTTTAGTTACTTTATTCATCAGGGTGCGACTTGAAGCTAGTATAATGGCAGGCTATTCAACTATGTCCACTTATAACATTGCTTTTCCTGTTTTTCCTAATCCTAAGATGTCAAGaacccaattttttattttaaagaattttataaatttcaaatgaaataaaacagtatagataataaaaatgtaaactaTACAAGAATGCTGATAGATTAGAGAAAATTGGTGATTGTTATGCTGtcattaatgtttaaataataattttaaatatggttATAATGTATAAGACATTTTCAGTGACTTATTTCCCTTGTTTCATTTCTTGGTCAGTCTGGCTGAAATTGAATTGACATATTTTACAACTGAGATAACATCACCATCAAGTCCTTTTGCTCTTTCTCTTGCAAAGCATCTGCAATCAATTGGTGCTAAAATGTATGGGGCTTTCTGGTGTTCACACTACCTAGAACAAAAACAGGTAACTCTGCGCtttgtaacttttgttttagaagctgatttgaaccATGAGGTTAATACAATTGAAAAATTGGTAATTGTATTGACATTGATCATCTTTTGTGCGTTTTGTTTGCAAAAAATGAATTACTTGCTACATTATGGTATTTGCATGGTGACACTGAATGCAGATGTTTGGAAGTGAGGCGGCAAAACTGTTGAATTATGTTGAATGCTTCCCTGATGGTTATAAGAAAggaaccaaaattttaaaggcATGCGCAGATGCTGGAATTGAAGGTTTCCCAACATGGGTGATAAATGGGCAGGTGAGAAAGCATTAAAATTCATTCATTGGATTTTACTGATTACTCAATTTGGAGAAGATGAAATTGCCATTGGAGTTTCTCCCCTCCCGACATTTTATTTTCTCGCCCTTTGAAATTCATCCATTTCTCATCAAAGATGGGTGTTTCTTGCAGGTTTTGAGTGGTGAACAAGAGTTGTCAGATCTTGCAGAAGCATCCGGTTTTGATGTAAAATGAATCTAGTCTGCCCATATAGGATGATTCTGTTCAAATTGTGTTGTTTCACATATGTATAGATTGAATAGTGTCCTTGTGATTTACGTAGTAATCAGATTCAAACTGCAATATTTGTACATcttctgagttttttttttgctttctctaAAAAGATGAGGCAGCTTTACAATAATCAGATTCGAACTGTAATACTTTTACATCTTCTGAGTTTTTTATGcaatctttatttttgtttcttaccTGTAAAAAGATAAACTTTTCGTTGCAAGCATAAATAGAAAACCAACTAAGGAACCCATTAAAACAGCAATTGAAgatctaccaaaaccatcaagtggaccaaaattgaaatccaGAACCAAAGGACTAATGAGGAAGCAAATCATATTCCCAGCTATGACTCCCAAAGCCCCAAAGAGAACATTCAATTGCTTCTCCGACCTCCTCAAtgcaaatttttcaaaagaaaccttggTGAGCAacgtcaaaaacttaaaaacacccacaaatcctAGTACAATCGAAACAAAACCCCCATTTGCTAAAAACCCAGATTCTTCCGATTCACCATTCAAGTATGTCTAAAGCAGCAAAGAATAAATAACAAGAAGCGAGAAGATAACCTTGTATTAGATCTAAAATAAAGAACATGCAggtcttttgaaatttttttaaaggtgtaatggatattaaagggcaaaacaaaaaagttcacCAATACAAGAGTATATATCGTTATGATCCTTCTAAAgagggcattgggccaaattccccatatATTTACTGCATACACCAGCAATGTGACTTCTACAGCAACCAAAATTTTTTGGGCCATAATTATGGGCCTGGTTAATTATTGTGATCTTGAGCCCGACAAGGTAACTATACACCCCATGATAATTGTGTGTCTGTATTTTTGAACTGGGCTTATACTGTGGGCCAAGTAAAAATGTAGAATAAAGGGGTTTGAGGCACAGCCCATACTAAATGAATCTCTATAATTACTGCATACACCAACAACGTGACTATACAGTCACTAAAATATGTATTGGGCCGTAATTATGGGCCTAATCAATTATTGTGGTCCCGATTTCAACAACTAAATAATACACCCCATCGATAATTGTTTACctgtatttttaaattgtacTTAAACTATGGGCCAAGTGGCAATGTAAAGAGCCTAATCCACGGCTCAAACTAAATTCCACACCGACAAGCAACGAGACTAAACAGTATGCAAAGTATGTATTGGGCCACAATTTTGGGCCTATAAATCATTACTGTGATCCTGAGCTCAACAAGGTGGCTGtacaccccttggacaaattGTGTACCTGCGTTTTTGAGTAAAGGGACTGAACCACAGACCATACTAAATCGGTAAACACTTaaaccaaaaatttgataaataataatatggcaATGGTTGATAGATTATTGATCCCTGCAATCGGAAAAACCAATAGCATAATACCAACTTATtgcttaccaaaattttaataaaaaattttgataagcgTTGGATTATCTATACTGAATACATATCTATATTAACTGCATACACCAACATCATGACTATACAGTAACCTAATAATATGTTAAGCCCTAATTATGGgcctaattaattattttggtcCTGAGCTCAACAGCCTAAGTGTACACCCCCTAGAAAAATTGTGTatctttatttatgaattagACTTATAGTGTGGGCCAAGTGACAATGTAGAGGAAAGGGACCGATCTTGGCCGACACTAAATACATCTCTATATGTACTGCATAGGCAAACAACATGACTATACAATAACCAAAAAATGTATTGGGCCGTACTCATGGGCCCAATTAAGTTGTGATCCTGAGCTCACAACGTCACTACACCCAATAGATGGATTGTGTGCCCGTACTTTTGAATTGGGCTTATAGTCTGGACCAAGTGACAATGTAGAGTAAAGGGACTGAACCACAGCCGATACTAAATTCCACACTATATTTTCTGCATATAACCAACAACCAAATTATACAataaccaaaatatttattgggCCATAATTATGGGCCTAATTAAGTATTGTGTGCCTGAGCAGCGTTGCTAGCTGTTATGTTTGGCTAGTGCAAGGGTGGCTATTTGCTCTTCCTTCCTCATCCTTTGGTATGATTTTTAATAAGCTATTTCTTGTTTTTAAGATTCATAACTGCTTAGAAAGAATTTGAACAAGATTTTAAGAGTTTTCAGCCTTCCAGAAGAGTTTTTTACCAAAGTGGATAAAGAATACTTGTTTATAAAGCCCTGCTGAAGAACATAAATTTTAGAAGGAAACAAAGGCTATCCCGGAGAGCTTATGTTTCCTTTGGATTTTCAGCTTCCCCAATTAGTCATCTATCTTTTtctgaaaatagaaaaaaaaaaaaaaaaaacattatcgttatggttattattacttgaaaatggtTAGAATTGGAGAATGCCTTTGATGCATGGAGTGATCATTCAGCCGAAAAAAGGAGTGATTAACAATTCATGCTGacaaacaatttttataattctattcctaaaaataaaaaatgaagcatGCAACTTTACGAACTTAATTAAACCACCCTAGAATTCCAACTTTAGTATTATTACATAATTATTCAAGTAATTACTTCTCTCAATCATATGCCCAAAACTGCAGAAGGCCTACTTGAAAAAGTGTATGTGGGGAAAAACTTCACAACTTCCATAGTTAAAGGATtttgtgataaaaaataataataataaaaaattatttatataaaaaataaaaaaataaaaaaataaaaaataaaaaataaaaataaaaacgtagAAAGGATTTGAAATGACCTAAAACTAGTAACTAAGTCATTCACAATACTACTCGACTTCGATGAGGCAAAATGAAACTTGAGGTGCTCAAATGGAATCAAATACCATCAGGTTTTGACCAAGTATTGTTGCCACTAAAAGTTCCAAGGACCAGTAAAAATTCCGATGGCATTTGTTTCGATTCAAACACAaccaagaaagaagagagaaCCAACAATTACAGAAAAGTAAGAATAGTCTTTCTACAGCTAAACAGAGCAACATGGGTCGTACCTTAGTGTTTTTTTGCGGTCATCCTAATTACTTTCCACAATAACCTAGTAACTAGAGTTTGATCAACATTAGAAATACAGCTTCCCACAAGAAGCAGGAAAATATTATGATTAACACACAGATCATCGCTACCATTAAAAGGTTAGTGATTACAAACAAGCCATTGGAAAAGCAGATAAGATTGGGGTCATCATATCAGTGGTTACCATCTTCAATTCAGCGAGTCATGTCTATCGGTAGTAAGCCTGCTGATAAGCTGGTGCCATGCCATTTCCATAACCCCCATATGCAGGATAGTTCATGGGAGCTCCTGGGTATGAACCAGCTAGGGGGGCCGCCTCAGGTGAGTATGCATAAGGATTGGCCGGTGGGCTTCTGCTGCCATACATGGTGGGTGGTGAATGGTATGGAGGAACTGGAGCAGGGTATTGAGCATGCGAAGGAGACCTGACGAATGCAGGAGCCGCGGGGAATGAAGATACATATGCATTTGCCAAACGGCCAGCCTTGGCAGGAGGCATGGGGCCGCCATTGTTAGCTCGTGTTCGTTTGTTGGCAGGGACTGTAGCTGGCCTTTTCTTCTCTGTCTTGACCTTCTCTAGCTGTTCAAGGCGCTTCTTGAGATTTTCTGGAGGGAACTGTGCCTCAAGTTTGTACTCTTCTATGCACTTGATGACAGCACGGAGTGCTGACTGCTCTTTACGGCCAGCTAGTTGCTGTGGAAGATTATAAAAAAACCATACTAATTATTCAAATGTAATCATCAACTTATAATTCTACTACATATGTATTATCACTTGACTCGATTTCAGAGAACCAATCATATTGCACGACACATGGAAGTGACAACATTAGCAGTTTGCCTCGTACACAAATTAGCATTTATCTAAAGACAAAAACAGAATATAACACCAACATGCAAATCCCCTGCATCATTACCAGATTATGGATGAATCTAGCGGACATTGTTTCCCTTTCACTATCCCAAAGCCTTTTAATCATTGCTACTTTTCCTTTAAACAATATAAGTAACAGTCAACCTATGCCTAAACTGATATGTAGCAGTGACACTGAAAGCACTACTCCTAAAAACATACTCAGAACTCAAACCTTGCAAAatcaagaaacaaaaagaaaaaataattttagaagtcACAAGTTTATAGTAATTAGTAGGATAAAGAGAAGGATGTAATGAGGGAATACATACAGCAGCTCGGCCAACATTATTAGGGTCCTCCAAAATGGAAGCTGCAACCTTTTTAGCATCTTTCAGAAAAGCCTTCAGCAGGGGTACTGGAGGAAACTTGTCCACAAGACCAACTTCATAAGTGAAATGTACAGCATCAAGCTGCTGCCCCTTGCTGATTAATTCTTCAATCATGTCTGCAAACAAAACAGCTCAAAAACATTACAAACTCTAGTATTTGCCCTTCCTCCTCATGATAATTATAGCAGACCATGCCTTCTAAAGCAAGGAAGAAAATGCTAAATTATAGcaaaaccaatataatattaaacacattAATCACataacaaaagcattaaaagttaacTGAAGACTATAACTGTGGATATTTAGATGTCACAAAACATCAACACCAAGTAGACTTCTCgcataaaacatttaatatgtccCCAAGAAGATAGATAATCATCAAATGCGGCTCCAACCATGGACCTGCCAATAATCCAAACCACAACAGTTGTGGTCCTTGTGTTCCTTAAAATTTCGAGCAGAAATATATAGTGAAAGCGCTTCATCATAGCATAATACGCTGACAACACAAATACAATTGAGTGAATAATCTTCCACCAGTTCCTTTCACCCTAAAGAGAAACAAATTCATCCCACATGACAAATAGCAGGGAGTATTGAGcatttctttaaaattaacAATGTTTCAGGACATGTGAGAAATAAATTGCTTAATTAATAAAATCCCAAACCAGCTATTATCTGAAGTTGCCTCACTACTGCTGTGAAAAACCAAGGCATAACTCCACCATAAAGCTGATTATACTTCCAACCAAAATTCTCtcatccccaaaaaaataaattcttttataactTTCTCAATCATAAAAACAATTCCGATCCACCAAATCATGAATTCACATGGGCAATGCTGGACTTCCAAGTATACCTGTATAACTCTGAGCATGCCTGATACCTGTATAACTAAAACTCTAAGCATAGAGTAtcataaagaataaaggtaaTCCATACTAATCACATTACCGACACAAAACTCAATGCCAGCTACATTCAACATCATAACATCACAGTTAACACGTGTTTCTCTCAAATTGAAAGAACTCCATTATGTGCTATGCACAATTTCTTAAATTCTATGTTCTATCAGAGCCCACTTAGACATTGCTCCTTAACTAATATGCATCATTGATGACAAGCGATTTGAAAATGTCAAACCGTACTTTAATCCACCTAGTTCCCTACTTGGAATGAAACTGCAAGACCATGAACTAATTTagtcaaaaccataaaatatacAGCCATACgttactaaaaataattaaccacAAAGACGCATCCTAACTTTCATATTAGCTTATATAATCCCACAGAATAGCCGTGCAGAAGAatagattgaaaaaagaaaaaaagaattactaATCACTAGCCAAAACACTTAGCCATTCTATAGTGCTCAGATCAAAGACACTCTTATGCAGTCACATGCAAGCACATAAAGGTTTTTAATGTGAAAAATAACACAGATTTGTAATAAACTCACAGATACAGCTTAAAACATTACTGCCATCTACCAAACATAGAAATTATTGCTTCAATAGATGATGGTTCAGTCAATTTGGGGGACTAATATGAGAAACTGAGCATGAAATGACATTATTTTCTTTGCtaaccacccccccccccccccaaaaaaaaaaaaaaacacaaaacacaaacaaaataaaaaaataaaaaaaaaataaaaaaaaaaagaaagcgaAAGAAAAACGAAGCAAGCAGACCTGGCATTTTATCAGAGAGGCCAAGCGAAACAGCGAGCTTGGGCATCTGCTTCCGCCATGCAGAACCAACCACGAGCTTCCTGTACAAATCCACGTCCTCCTTCTTCACAATACCGAAGGTCACCAAATGCTGAAGAAAAGTGTGAACATCCGGCGTCTTCACGTTCTCGATACCTCCTCTCTCTTCCAAGCTAGCCTTCCATGTATCAGCGATGTCCTTGGCGCGTTCCTTCACGCTCGGCGTCACCAAAAGCCTTGATTTTCCGATTACCGGGTCCACCACCACCGGAATGAGGGACTCCAGCACCAAAACACAAGCCCAACCCAAGTCATTCCCTTTATCGCTTTTCTCCGCCCTCTTATCCACCGGAAAAACCTCCGATATCGCTTCCAGTACAAACTTCGCCGGATCGACGCACTCCGCCAGGGCCAGAGGCATCTGAGCTCTCAGCACATCCAATTCCTTCTTTTTTCCGGTCACGAACCTCCAGAACTCTCCGGCGTCCATATTCAGGCAAAACGATTTCAGTTTCAGCAGCAAACCCTCGCCGTCGTCGACCTCTCCATTATCGTTGGCGGAGGAGGACAAGCCTTTTTTTAGGGCCCCGAGTGCGGCCTCTTTGCTCATCTCGACCTTGCCGAGAGCGATGCCGACGCTGTCTCCGATGGTGACCTCGCGCTTCTCGAGCTCCCTGAGACCTTCCTTGGTCTCGCTGTCTAGGGTTTGGATTTTGCGCTTTAGTGCCTCAGACTTCTTCAGGAGGTTCTGCTCCAAGTAAGAGAAATGGTCCGAGAGCTCCTTCCACAGTAAAGTACAGCTTGTCATCAGAGACGTCTGCTTCTGAAACTCCTCGAAACTCGGCGGAGTCAACTCAGTCAACTCGCCGGGATCGGGGATCGACCCCATGATTATCGTACTTCTTTTCTCAACTCAATAGCCAAAGCAAGAATTaagagagaaacaaaaaaatagaaaccctaaaattgcagacagagagagagagggaagacGGGATAAAGCTagctgaagaaagaagaagacatAGAAATGACGTGGACGATCAGTAAAAGGACACGTGTAGGATGCTGTCCCAAAAAAGTTAGTTGGAGGTGGGAATTCTAGAATGCGCCGCGGATGCGTAGGGATTTTAAAGTACGCATAGAGGCACGAGAAGAGTCTAAAATAAGCAAGCGGTGCAGAGGGGGTGCGCAGGATAAGATTTGGTAAAGAATTGCGGGAACAGAAGAAAGATTGTTCAATGTTGACGTGGGATAAGGGAGTGTTTGGATGGTAGTGTGAAGGAGAAGAGGGAATGGAAGTGTAGCACTTTCCCGGAAATCGAAGTTAGATCAAAAaagcaaagagagagagagagagagagagagagagagtgcgaAGAGGGTGAAaagaaaagctgaaaaaaagTGGGGTTGTGGAGGTGGGCCAGGCCCACTGACCACCACATGGGTGGAGTCAGATAAAGTAAAGATATTGAAGGTGCATTTAGGTATACGTGGTTAAAACATTGTATACACCACAACCAAGCAATACATTAACATAAAAGGCATTAAATTAAGCAATGTATTCACCAAACCAAATTGTTTACCAAACAGGCCAAGcaaattatgtatattattaattgaaaatttattaataacttAAATATGAGTAAGAGGATCACACcaaatccttttttttaaacattgtgTGATAAAATGTGTTAATatattggttgaaaaattattaaaaactcAAATATGGATATGAGAATTTTAAATACAGTCCAATAAAAAAGTAACCATCCTATTCGGTAATAAATGTAGTAGATAATATGTTGTCCATATTGACATAATAGTTTACATTATTGTTCAACTAGAGTCTAAGTCGTCtaccatagaaaaaaaaaaaaaaaaaaaaaaagtgtcttAAAGCCTATAGGCCTATAAGTCTACAACCACAACTAAACCAAATCAAACCTTGGGTTGGGTTGGGTTTGGGGTTTTTCTTGTTGGCCGCCAAAAAGAATCTAACGAGGGAGGGAGTGTCGTTGATAGGGTTGAGTACAAGGAAGATCCTCCTCCAGCCACCAAACCAAGTCCAAAATCCAACACGTCATTGTTGGACCCACTTAATCGTAACACCATTAGCAGTGGCTTCACACGTGAAGATTTTGACATTTTATCAGGATGATCCAATTCCAATCCCAAGCATTTAAATTTTCggttgaataatattaaagcttgcaatagatttttttttttttttcaacgtcTGACGTTCTATTTGATATTACTATTTGTTTCAAGATTCTTTGCActtcgataattttttttccttcactcATTATAATGTATAACTATCAATTTTCGCACCGAAAGTTATTGCATCCAATAGCAATttggtttcaaaatttaaagccGATTTGAATGAGTTGAAATTAATTCATGTCAGCATCAAATCACTACCCATTAGAGTTGAATTCTTAAAAAACCGCCTTCAGGACgataatggaatttaaaaatcagCTACCACAGCACCTTTTTGACCTTTAAAACTTTGAATTTTGTGGCATATTCAAAAATCAGCCACCACATGCTCAATTCATGGCATGGGACCCAGTTTTATAATGCACTCATACTAAGTTCAACATATGGTTCCTGAATTAAAAGATCGTtaacaaaatatctatatatatgtatatagatgtagtataattttttttcttatgcaaGAAATTATGTTGGAGAAAGCACCCTTCCACATGCATTGTgttgtataaatttttatacgTCGCTTCACTATTGTAGAGAGGCGTTTTGCCGAGTAGAATTACAAGATGAGGGAAGAAAGGAAATTTCTCATTAGTTTTGAATTGCTCacagttaaaaatttaaaaacatatctaaattttatatatcattagaatttattttacccTCAATATActcatataaatttgaaaaacatttttaaatttaaatttttaattttacaaactaataataaaggtctttttaaaaaaaaaaattcgtatATATTGAATCACTCTTTTAACATAATGTATATTAACCTTTGAATAGTTTAAagaattctaatttaaaaatgaatttgaaatctaaatggatttaaaaaaatccGAGTGTATCAAAAAGTTCCTTCCTGTTTTCCATGGTAAACATGCTACgagaattcatatatatatatatatatatagaaacaggGCCTTTCCGTGATGCGAATATATTCAAAATCGATACTTTTTgaatgaaaaatcaattttattatatactatatacattaaaattgacattttcattaaaaacaaaatgtcaGATTTTGAATACGATATACGGATCGTGCGCatcgcgcgcacacacacacatatatttagtaatattatatatactaaaatatttaccaaatttatttataatgaaattgattaatatattcatataatttaaatataaatgaattaacttttaaattaaaaaataattaaatattattacaacataatttaatattatcacATTATCTGTCAAAAGTCtacaattattaatatatatctaaCATGATTATTGAGataccaattaaataaaattaagattcaattctaggtgtttttttttttt contains the following coding sequences:
- the LOC107423171 gene encoding FRIGIDA-like protein 4a — protein: MGSIPDPGELTELTPPSFEEFQKQTSLMTSCTLLWKELSDHFSYLEQNLLKKSEALKRKIQTLDSETKEGLRELEKREVTIGDSVGIALGKVEMSKEAALGALKKGLSSSANDNGEVDDGEGLLLKLKSFCLNMDAGEFWRFVTGKKKELDVLRAQMPLALAECVDPAKFVLEAISEVFPVDKRAEKSDKGNDLGWACVLVLESLIPVVVDPVIGKSRLLVTPSVKERAKDIADTWKASLEERGGIENVKTPDVHTFLQHLVTFGIVKKEDVDLYRKLVVGSAWRKQMPKLAVSLGLSDKMPDMIEELISKGQQLDAVHFTYEVGLVDKFPPVPLLKAFLKDAKKVAASILEDPNNVGRAAQLAGRKEQSALRAVIKCIEEYKLEAQFPPENLKKRLEQLEKVKTEKKRPATVPANKRTRANNGGPMPPAKAGRLANAYVSSFPAAPAFVRSPSHAQYPAPVPPYHSPPTMYGSRSPPANPYAYSPEAAPLAGSYPGAPMNYPAYGGYGNGMAPAYQQAYYR